The following nucleotide sequence is from Actinomycetota bacterium.
AGTCGCTCGATGAGGTCACTATCGCCCAAGAGCTCGGTAAGTACGGCTTCCGACAGGTCGATGAGGCGCGGGCTACCCCAGCGCTTGGCGAGCATCGCAGCGCCAGCGCCGGCCGTGCCCCAGTCCATGATGTGGTTCACGTCTACGGGGTCCATGCGGCCCCCTTCGAACTGGAAGATGGGCAGGAACTCAATGAGTTCCCCGATGACTTCGGCCGGCGAGGTCTTTGTTGAGCCGCCCGCGAGTTTCGTGCCGTACTGGTACACCAGTGTCAGCGCCCGGTTCGGGTCGAAGTCAAACACGAAGCACGTGTCCTTGTTGACGGTGCGCGTGCCGTCGTCGTTCCTGGTAGCCCAGGGCGACTGCACGCGGAATGCCGCCTGGAAGTAGGACTCGGGTGACTTGAGCGATCGCAGGATAAGGATGGCGCCCCATTGGGGGACGGTGACGCCGGTCATGAGCTTGCCGACAGACAAGGTGATGGTCTGCTTGCCCAGCTTGGCTGCCTTGGCCAGCATTGCATCGACGGGGACCTTTGCCTCGGCGCCCATCTTGGCGCTATTGCCTGCTGCGACGTGAATGAGGAAGTCGCGGAAGAACGGGTGCACTTCCAGGGCGGCCTTCATCGCGTGGGCGGAGGCGACAGTGGGCAGGAACCAGACGCTGTGTTCGACCGCCTGGGCAAACCGCGCGTCGCTGTAGGGGAACGGTGGTTTGAAGTTGTTGAGCAGCTTCTCTGTGGCTGACTGGGTGAGCCGGCCGCGCAGCATGTTGAGGAACTCGCTGACGCTGCTGGGCTCAGCGAATTGGTATTCGGAGCCGATCTTCGACGCGGCGAAGAAGCCGGACAGGTCAAACAGGCCGTCGGCGCCCTGGTCGATGGCTGCGGACGCGACCTCCGACAGGGCGTACGTGAACATCTGCATCTGTGGAAGCTCACGGTAGGGGTTGCGTTCTGGGTCTCGCGCCGGATCGTCTGCCCAGTGCTGCTTGGCGTACTGCTCGTCGGGGTAGGTCCAGTTGTAAATTGCGTCCTCGTTGAACTCGCCCTCAGTCAGGGCGCGGAACGGGGTGCCGGACAGGTACAGGTAGTACTTGCTGGACAGGTGGAGCTGCTCGGCGTCGAGGTCGGTTGCCAGGTCGGTGTCAGGAGTGGCCGAGTACAGACGGGGCTTGCCGATGGCAGCTAGGTCGGCAACCTCATCGGCATGCTCAGCCTCGTTCTCGGCCTCCTTCTGCGCGGCCTTGGTCACCTCGGCCAGCGAAGGGGCCGGGCTGGTCACTTCCTTGGCAGCGCCCTGCCACGCCCCGAAGTGGTACTCGTCCATAACGATGCAGTCCCAGTCGATGAGGTGCAGATCCACGTTGTGGTCCTTGACGTCGCCATCTGCTTTCGTGCCCAGGAGGTCCTGGAACGACGCGAACCACACGACAGGGGAAGCTCTGCCCGTATCGGCTGGATTGTCGCGGTCGGCGAACAGCCAGTCGGCGAAGTCCACATGCCCGAGCAGGTCGTCGCGCCAAGCGTTGCGGACGGCGGGCTTGTAGGTCAGGACCAGGATGCGCTTCCAGCCCATGCGCTTTGCGAGCTGGTAGGTCGTGAAGGTCTTCCCGAAGCGCATCTTCGCGTTCCACAGGTAACGAGGCGGGTGGACGTCGGCGGCGTGCTCGACGAAGTACGCGGCGGTCTGATCGACGGCGACAGCCTGTTCGGGACGCATGCCGAAGTCCTGGGTGCGCGTGGGGTCGTAGGCCCGACGTGTGCGGACAGCCGCGAGCGCGGCACGCACTTCGTCCATGGTCGCCTCGAGGACCTCGCTCTTGCGCTGGACGCCGGCGGCGTCGAGGACTTTGTGGACGGCGTGGTCGTCGAAGGTAGTGCCGTCGTCGCGCAATGCGGGCTCGTCCAGGTGGATGACGATGCCGTCGCCGTCGGGGTAGACGGTGCCGGTCTGCTCCTTGATTCGCACGCGCGGATCTGGGCGGCCGGTGTAGCCGACTTTCAGTCGTCCGCGCCCCGTGATTGTGGTCGAGCCGACGGTGCGCTTCCAGTCGGTGTCGTAGCCAGGGGCGCTATACACGTAGATGCGTCCTGCGGGCTTGCTGCCGCTCACTCGCCATCCCCGTCCCCGTCAGGATCTGGGGCTTCGACCTCGTCGCGGGCCCCGGGCGAGCGGTACTTGGCGCCTCCTGGAAGGTGGGAGGCAGGGATGGGCGAGTCGAGTGAGAGGTTCACCGAGCGGGGCCTGATGCTCGCCTCGATATGGGCGGCCTCGTCATCGGTTAGCTCGAAGTGCTCGTAGAGGTCTGCGTCCGTCCAGGGACGCTTCATATCCAGCAGTGGCACGAACCGGAATCTGTCCGGTGTCACGTGCTGGGTGAGTTTGCGCTGCAGGACGAGGAACCGGACGAACTTCGTCGCCAGATAGTGGGCGTAGTTCTCCGTCTCCTGGCGCGTGTCGAACATGCCAGTGATGAAGTAGGTCTGTGTGCACGCCGATCCGGGGGCCAGAGCGATTGGCTCACCGAGAACGACGTCGACGATTCGGCCCTCGTCATCTTGGTTCGTGTCACCGCTGCTTGCCATTGGCAGCAGGACCTTCCAACGGTCAATCCACTGGTGGTTGCGCTGGATCTGGTCAGCTCGGCTGTAGCCGATATGGCTTGCGTAGATCAGAGGAATGGCGCCATCGAAAGGCTCCGGCACACTGCCCGGGTAGTTCGACCTCATCGTCAAGCCGAACGGCTTGGTTACCGTGCAAAGCGTCTCGACACGCGTCTTCGACTTGGCTGTGACCTTGCGAATGATGCTCATGGCGCGGTTATCTCGAACAAGAACCCCGTCGCCTTCGCGCAAGTCTCGGGACATGGTGCTGACGATCGTCCCGTCGATGCGCGTCGCGAACTCGCAGTCGCCATCGTGGTCGCGGTCCCACATGAAATAGTTGACGCCGCCGCGGATCTTCACGCCGGGGAAGCAGTCGAAAACCTTCGGGTTGTCCACGATGGTTCGTAGCCGCCGGTCAGCGATCATCTTTCCACGAAAGTCATCGAGGCCCTTGCCCCCAGCGAACCAACGCGAGGGAATGATCATTGCAAGGTACTTCGGGTTAAGGGCGATGGCATGCTCGACGAAGCGGTGGTAGATCGGTGAAGCTGTAGCACCGAACCCCTCGGTACCAAGCTGGTAGGGAGGATTGCCGACGATCACATCGAACTGCATGTCCTTCATCTCCTCCGTTGGATACGCCCCGTGGATGAAGGCGTAGGCGTAATTCTCACGAGACTCTCCACGCTCCAGTGCGACCGGTGCGCCGCACACCCGACACGGGCCAGACGCCTGGCCGTGCTTGTTAACTGGGTATTCGTGCTCGGCCTGGACGAACGGGAGGTGGCCGTCGGGGTCGTCGAACGCCACGAGGGAGTACGCGCTTGTGGCGTCGCGGGACACGTATACGGAACGCCGGGTCATTTCTCCGTGGACCTGTGTGATGCCGCAGCCATACAGCATGTTGCGCAGGATGTGGTCGGCGCGCTTGACCGGATCGGGCTCCCACTCCGCGAGCCCGATCATCAGCCGGCGTGCAGCCTCACGCAGTATCGAGCCGGACTTCGTCCCAGGATCGAGCCACTTGTAGTCAGGGTTGGACCACACCTCGGAGGGGAGGATGTCGAGCAGTGCGCGGGCGAGCAGAGGCGGAGTCGGCACCGCGTCGGACGATAAGGCCGCGATGACGTCGAGGATGTCGGGGACGCGCTGGGTCCGGGTCAGGCCGGAGGTGTTGGTCAAGTCGATGCTCACTTCTTGGCCCCGGTCTTGCGTCCCGTGGTCGCCGGCGGCTTCGACTGGACCAGCCGTGCGTAGTGGACCGGCTCGACGTCCTGGATTCGCTCGACCCAGAAGAGGTGGCGCTGGTCCTCGGGCACGAGCGCGTTGCTCCACACCCGCACGAAGCAGCCGCCGGGATGAGGCTGCCAGTCACACAGTTCGATGTCATCGGCATCGTTGAGGGTGTCGCCGAGTACGATGTTGTCGCCCAGGATGAGAGCTGCCGCGGTCAGGAACCCCGGCGTCGGCTCCACAGTATTCGCATCGCGCTGGTAGTGCTCGAGCATGACGTGGGCCATGCGGGCACGCGCCTCCGTGATGTTCTCCGGCGAGATGTCCACGCCGTAGATGGATGCCGCCGCGCGCAAGAGCCGGTGCTCGTACTGCTCCTGTATCGCACAGTCGTGCTTGGACACCAGACGCAGCTTGCGCCGCAGGATCTCGGTCAGGAAGTTGCCCGACCCGCAGGCCGGCTCAAGGAACTTCACATCCAGTGCCATGAAAGCATCGGGCAACTGGTCCAGCATCGCCTCGATCTCGCGCTGGTGGGTGAACACCTCCGCCAGGTCGCGCACGCGGTCCTTGGAGCGCACCTGCTCGCCGAACTGCGCCTCCAGAGGGTCAAGGATCGCTGCATCGTCGAGTAGCGCATGCTCGCCGTATTCGTGCCATGCCTCTTCGGTGCAATCGACCCTGGTCCAAGCAGCATCGGGATCAGAATCGCTACCAGGGCTCCACCGCGGCGCCCACCACTTAGGTGCCTGCATGGCTACTCCCCCGACGACGTCTCTACCGCGACACCCCATTCTGTCGCCTGAGGGCAGCTTGAACTGCACAGACACCGACTTTCCCATTCGCAGCATCGTCACTCGCAGGTGAACTTGCGAGGTACCGAGGGGGTCACACCGT
It contains:
- a CDS encoding type III restriction endonuclease subunit M, which codes for MQAPKWWAPRWSPGSDSDPDAAWTRVDCTEEAWHEYGEHALLDDAAILDPLEAQFGEQVRSKDRVRDLAEVFTHQREIEAMLDQLPDAFMALDVKFLEPACGSGNFLTEILRRKLRLVSKHDCAIQEQYEHRLLRAAASIYGVDISPENITEARARMAHVMLEHYQRDANTVEPTPGFLTAAALILGDNIVLGDTLNDADDIELCDWQPHPGGCFVRVWSNALVPEDQRHLFWVERIQDVEPVHYARLVQSKPPATTGRKTGAKK
- a CDS encoding Eco57I restriction-modification methylase domain-containing protein — its product is MSIDLTNTSGLTRTQRVPDILDVIAALSSDAVPTPPLLARALLDILPSEVWSNPDYKWLDPGTKSGSILREAARRLMIGLAEWEPDPVKRADHILRNMLYGCGITQVHGEMTRRSVYVSRDATSAYSLVAFDDPDGHLPFVQAEHEYPVNKHGQASGPCRVCGAPVALERGESRENYAYAFIHGAYPTEEMKDMQFDVIVGNPPYQLGTEGFGATASPIYHRFVEHAIALNPKYLAMIIPSRWFAGGKGLDDFRGKMIADRRLRTIVDNPKVFDCFPGVKIRGGVNYFMWDRDHDGDCEFATRIDGTIVSTMSRDLREGDGVLVRDNRAMSIIRKVTAKSKTRVETLCTVTKPFGLTMRSNYPGSVPEPFDGAIPLIYASHIGYSRADQIQRNHQWIDRWKVLLPMASSGDTNQDDEGRIVDVVLGEPIALAPGSACTQTYFITGMFDTRQETENYAHYLATKFVRFLVLQRKLTQHVTPDRFRFVPLLDMKRPWTDADLYEHFELTDDEAAHIEASIRPRSVNLSLDSPIPASHLPGGAKYRSPGARDEVEAPDPDGDGDGE